The sequence below is a genomic window from Perca flavescens isolate YP-PL-M2 chromosome 24, PFLA_1.0, whole genome shotgun sequence.
CTTCCCCCAAAGTCCCGTAGATGGTGGTCTAATGTTTATTACAGCTCGTAGACTTGATTTCAGCATCATGCAGAGTCACGAGCATGTTCAGCAGGCCACAAATCTTTCATAATAACCAACAGTTAGTAGAATTAGGAGTCATCTTTCCAGGTAATGATCCATCTGTTTTCTTAAGAAAGAaggcaagaaagaaagaaaaaaggcaagaaagaatgaaagaaagaaataaggcaagaaagaaagaaagaaagaaaaagaaaccgaAATTGGAGTCAAATTGTCCAAAAAGGACACAAATATAAAAGGGTCTTCCCTACAGAGCTGTTTGTTGAATGTagaaatattttacagtttgttaAAAAGTAAGAATACCACTAGTGCATTTGCTgcagaaaacaatgaaaaatatataaacgTTAAGCGTAAGCAGCATAAGCAGCATTTCCTGCTCATCTACGTCCTTATTCCATAATCTAATATGGATATCATCCTAAATTGTTGTaaaactgttattttttttattattttgtgtgtttttgtccgCTGTGATTTAGTGTTATCACGGTGAGTTGTTTGGTAATGTGGAGCctaataaattaaatgtataaaaatcaCGAGTCATCATTTGTCGAAACATTtatttcaataataaaataacatgacAGTACAAACAggatttgatttgtttttcaagAGGTTCACATCATCGTCAATGAAAATATCAGTTTTACATTCAGCGGTGGTGCAAACAAAACCTTAATTTTGGAGTTAAATAGTTTTATTAGTAACAAGGCTCTAAATATTCATCCTTATAAAGTTGTGATGcataaaagtgctcattttctCTAGAACAGTATACTGCACTTGTTTTCAATAGATTTTTAGGTGTTTTGCAAGATAAATGTTTTAACCTAAATTCTTCAGATTTAAAGTCCACGATGAGTTTGAACTAGCAGCACACTTTACTCTTATTTCCTAAAACTGCATCAGTAGTTTCCTCTAAGGTTCACCTCTGCTCTGTGATTTGGCTTCTTGCTGCACCCTCCAAGCGGCGAGCAcctcgtcgtcgtcgtcgtcttTGGCCTCGGCGGCGGCCCGAGCTCTGGCCCTCTGCCTGGTCTGGGCGATGAAGGTAGCGatgtcgtcctcctcctcctcctcgttgttggCTTCCTCCCTCCTGCTCCTCGTCACTTCCGTCTCGCTGCCTTCGTGTCGCGAGCGGTGAGCGAACTTCCTCTTAGTGTTGAGGTCGTGGTAGCTCTCCGTGCCCTCGGCGGCCTCGCCGTACGCCCGGCTGTAGCTGTGCGACTGCGGGAAGCCGTTGCTCGAGTCCTCGCTGGACACATCCTCGTGTAACCTCGACCTGTATCTGGAGGCGACGCCGTACGTTTCCTCCTCTTCGTCCTCGACAGCGTAGGACGCCCTGCGGCTCGAGAAGTCAAATTCGGAGGCGGAGGCATCGAGGTCGTCGTAGGGATCCTCCGGCGGCCCGGCGACGGTTGCCGAGGCCTGCTTCCTCGGGGGAGGCCGGACGCTCGTCAGCCAGTCGTCGATGCTGGTGTTCTTATCCTTCTCCAGCGCAGGGTTGAGATTCAGGCACCCAGAGAGGCCGAAAGTCCTCGCAGGTTTCgactttttctttgtttcctcaagaaactcctcctccttcttcctcctctcctcctcctcgtcttcgtcctcctttggtttctttttcttgtaGAGCGTGCTGCGCTTGTTGTCCTCCAGGATCTTCTTCTTTTCGTAGGAGGCCATCTTGCCCCTCATCTCGGATTTCATCTCCTTGTCCATGGCGTCCAGTTTTCCCATGTCCACCTGGTCCTGGAAGAGGCTGAACAGAGGAACGCTGGTGGTGGTGATCTTGTTTTTCTTGGAGCCCAGAGTGGAGCCGAGCGTGGATCCCAGAGCGGAGCTTCTTCCAGTGAGACCAGAGAGGACTGAGGCGGCCCTGCCTCGCCCCTGTGACAGAGCGCTGGAATAGGAAGCACCGCTCAACAAGGACGCTTTGTCATCGTCCAGGCCTCGGCCCGACACCAGGCTCGTCGCACCGCCATAGCTGAGCTCCGATCCAGCGCGTGACGGAAGAGGCAGGCTCATCTCGCTTTGCTTCTGCTTGATGGTTTCAGAGACGACATTAGCGATCCAGTTTTGAATGCTGGCCAGGTTGACCATGGGTTCCCCCCCGGGGCCCTGCACAGGGGCAGCTGGGAGGATCGGAGGAGCCGGAGTCACGGGGTTCACACGCTGCGCTGATCTCAAGCTGCGAGCCTGAGAAACTGAGGATATAACAGACGACCTGCCGCTCAGCACGGACATGTTGTCGTCGCTGGCGACGCTTGGCGGGCCCGTGACGCCGGCGCCGGCCCAGAAGGCGGAGAGAGGGATCGTACCGCCACTGACGCAGCTCTCGTTCTCCCAGCCACATATGGACTGACTCTCTTCTAAGTTCTTCTTCGAGCGCTCCAGGATCTCCTCGCGTCTTTGCCTCCGCTTGACCGTGGCAGAGTCCTCGCCCCGACTCATCTCCAAGATCTCGTCCGTGTTCTCCTCGCCGAGGCGCTTCTGCTGCCTCAGCTTCCACGCCTGGTAGGCCGTCAGGTTGACATCTTGGAAGGAGGGCGTCTTGGCTTCTCCCTCTCCGTCCCCTTTGTCTCCATCTCCTACGGAGCTCTTCTCGCCGTCCTCTCGATCTTTCTTGTTCCAGCCAAAGTGGATCCTCTTGACGCGCCAGCGCTCCAGGGCCGTCATCTTCTCCTTGTTCTTCTGGCAGAAGTTGTACATGGAGCTGGTGTCGGAGAGGATGCTCTCCACCTCCTCATCGATCTTCTTCTTCCCGCCTTCGGTGGCGGTGCTCTCGCTGCTTTCGTCGTCCTCCTTCTTGCGGTAGCGAGCGGCGGCTTGTTCCTCGATTTCCCTCAGCCGCTGCTTCCAGAGGTCGGAGTAACTTGTGCAGCTGGAGGTGGACATGGCGTCTGACTGTGGACGTCTGACGCGACGCTTCAACCGCTCTTTCACAGCTCGTACGTCCTCGCTGGTCACGCTCTCCACGTCGGCGTCTACGCCTTCCTTCGTCTGCTTTGCTCGGCCCTCCGCGAGAGGCTCCTCATCCTCGGCGTCGCTGTTCAGCTGCGCCTCCCACCAGTCGTCGTTCTTGTATTTCTCGTTCCTCCTCTGCCACTCGCGGATCATGCTGTCGAGGCCGTCCTCGTCGTCGCTGTCCTCTCCGGCCGCCTGCTCGGGGAGTACGATCTCCTCCTGAACGCGGCTCGGGCCCGGGCCGTCCTGCCCGTGCTGCTGCACTCCCGTCACTCCGCTCCGGAGCGCCGCAGCCGCCGCAGAGGAGGCGACGCTGCTCATCACGCTttctccatcctcctcctcctccatcatgATGGAGTGCGCTTTCACCCCGATCATGCTCTGCTCTTCCTCTTTGTCGGTATCCTCATCCTCGTCGCACGCGTCCTCGCCGAAGATGCGAGCGCGTGCGTGTGCATCGATGACGGAGCACTGGCTGAGCGTTTCGTCGTCATCGTCGCGCTCCTCCATCAGGTTCTCGTTGAGATTTCTCAGCTGCTTCAGGAAGCCCTCGTTGGGGTTGATGGCGCGCTTCTTCCTCATGGACGTGAGCGCCTCCATTATGCTCATGTGCTGGAAGATCATCAGGTAGGACGCCACCAGGACAGCGGCGCGGCTGACGCCCATCATGGAAACCACCAGAACCTTTCCTGCAAGAACACAAAACTGTTGATTACAACCTGACCAATTTATATTAGATTTTTAAATGAACACATGTGCAGGTATTTAGCACGAAGAAGTCAGAGCACACAGTTattaatacagttttttttaaaacaacaaaagtgtGCTTATTACATAAAACTTTAGCATAACATgtattaaatgtttaaacatAACTTATACATGCTAAATATGGGGGTTTAAATGAAGTCTTACCCTTTTTGTAGCTGTGTGAGATTTATTGTCCTCATTTTGTAATGCCaaagaaactaaactaaaatagaAACTACACTAAAATAAGTTTAAATACGGATTTATTcagactcttattgtgaaaagcaAAACTCTCAACATAAGTTGAAAATCATCATATCATCAGTGCATCCATGTAGGATGAATTAAATATGAACATCTTCTGTAAAAGTCAAGATTGTGGCATTACAGTTGAAAGCGTTCAAAGAATTTGATTCCACAGGGAAGCAACGTCTTCAGGCAGCGGCCATGAATAAGAGACAATCAACACTGTGACTGTTACATGATCGTCTTCACAGAGTCACAGATGTTCTCTGTGTGCTCCTAAAAAAACTCTTCTCAGAAACACTGATGCTGGCAAGTCGTTCGGGGTTATCTTTTAAGAAATTAGCTTTCAGCCCTATCTGCTGAAAggaatgtgttgtgttttgtccCTGTTGAGATACCATCAAATAAATCCAGGAATAAAAACCCATGTGAACTGCAGCTCCACAGCAATGATGACGAAAGTCAACAGAGTCTCCTTTATTCTGCACCCTA
It includes:
- the dusp27 gene encoding serine/threonine/tyrosine-interacting-like protein 2 encodes the protein MASPSPTGEQSDQKVPDGEEEEEEEERSVRGVQSHYLRCPSPSFSLASESRFSMISGSDAASIFMEPIHLSSAIAAKKIINEELPPRSVRAESVSESMLESAEQLMVEDLYNRVKDMIDDRSPYNTPCVLDIQRAMVQDRLEAASNPVDEVWPNIFIAEKSVAVNKARLKRMGITHILNAAHGTGVYTGETFYAGMNIQYMGIEVDDFPDADISLHFRPTAEFLDDALLTHKGKVLVVSMMGVSRAAVLVASYLMIFQHMSIMEALTSMRKKRAINPNEGFLKQLRNLNENLMEERDDDDETLSQCSVIDAHARARIFGEDACDEDEDTDKEEEQSMIGVKAHSIMMEEEEDGESVMSSVASSAAAAALRSGVTGVQQHGQDGPGPSRVQEEIVLPEQAAGEDSDDEDGLDSMIREWQRRNEKYKNDDWWEAQLNSDAEDEEPLAEGRAKQTKEGVDADVESVTSEDVRAVKERLKRRVRRPQSDAMSTSSCTSYSDLWKQRLREIEEQAAARYRKKEDDESSESTATEGGKKKIDEEVESILSDTSSMYNFCQKNKEKMTALERWRVKRIHFGWNKKDREDGEKSSVGDGDKGDGEGEAKTPSFQDVNLTAYQAWKLRQQKRLGEENTDEILEMSRGEDSATVKRRQRREEILERSKKNLEESQSICGWENESCVSGGTIPLSAFWAGAGVTGPPSVASDDNMSVLSGRSSVISSVSQARSLRSAQRVNPVTPAPPILPAAPVQGPGGEPMVNLASIQNWIANVVSETIKQKQSEMSLPLPSRAGSELSYGGATSLVSGRGLDDDKASLLSGASYSSALSQGRGRAASVLSGLTGRSSALGSTLGSTLGSKKNKITTTSVPLFSLFQDQVDMGKLDAMDKEMKSEMRGKMASYEKKKILEDNKRSTLYKKKKPKEDEDEEEERRKKEEEFLEETKKKSKPARTFGLSGCLNLNPALEKDKNTSIDDWLTSVRPPPRKQASATVAGPPEDPYDDLDASASEFDFSSRRASYAVEDEEEETYGVASRYRSRLHEDVSSEDSSNGFPQSHSYSRAYGEAAEGTESYHDLNTKRKFAHRSRHEGSETEVTRSRREEANNEEEEEDDIATFIAQTRQRARARAAAEAKDDDDDEVLAAWRVQQEAKSQSRGEP